A genome region from Prochlorococcus marinus CUG1417 includes the following:
- the ffh gene encoding signal recognition particle protein, protein MFDELSSRFEDAVKGLRGEAKISENNINDALNQVKRALLDADVSLSVVKEFISDVKNKAIGEEVVRGVNPGQKFIEVVNKELINIMGNENSPLNENKNSPTVILMAGLQGAGKTTATGKLGLYLKEKEKKVLLVAADIYRPAAVEQLKTLGSQYDLEVFSAKEKNSKPEEITKDALNYASDNNFNSIIIDTAGRLQIDDSMMSEMVRIKEVSDPDEVLLVVDSMIGQEAADLTKSFHEKVGISGAILTKLDGDSRGGAALSIRKISGKPIKFIGVGEKIEALQPFHPERMASRILGMGDVLTLVEKAQKEVELADAEAMQKKLQEATFDFNDFVKQMRLIKRMGSLGGLIKLIPGMNKIDEGMIKDGEDQLKKIESMISSMTLEEKQKPEVLAAQPSRRQRIAKGSGYEAKDVDKVLADFQRMRGFMKQMSNGGMPGMGGMPGMGGMPGMGGMPGMGGMPGMGGMSGNKPMKKQKNNKKKKGFADL, encoded by the coding sequence ATGTTTGATGAACTCTCATCACGCTTTGAAGACGCAGTAAAAGGTTTAAGAGGCGAAGCTAAAATTAGTGAAAATAATATCAATGATGCCTTAAATCAGGTAAAAAGAGCACTTCTTGATGCCGATGTAAGTTTATCTGTAGTAAAAGAGTTCATATCAGATGTCAAAAATAAAGCTATTGGGGAAGAAGTCGTTAGGGGGGTAAACCCAGGACAGAAATTTATAGAAGTTGTAAATAAAGAATTGATTAACATCATGGGGAATGAGAATTCTCCATTAAATGAAAATAAAAATAGTCCCACAGTTATTTTAATGGCTGGACTTCAGGGGGCTGGTAAAACAACTGCAACAGGAAAATTAGGTCTTTATTTGAAAGAAAAAGAAAAAAAAGTTCTTTTGGTAGCTGCAGATATTTATAGACCAGCAGCTGTAGAACAGCTTAAAACTTTAGGTAGTCAATACGACTTAGAGGTTTTTTCGGCTAAAGAAAAAAATAGCAAACCTGAGGAAATAACTAAGGACGCATTGAATTATGCGAGCGATAATAATTTTAACTCAATCATTATTGACACTGCAGGAAGATTGCAAATTGATGATTCAATGATGAGTGAAATGGTAAGGATAAAAGAAGTTTCTGATCCTGATGAAGTTTTACTTGTTGTTGATTCTATGATTGGACAAGAAGCTGCTGATTTGACAAAGTCATTTCATGAAAAAGTAGGAATCTCTGGGGCAATACTAACCAAGTTGGATGGTGACTCAAGAGGAGGTGCTGCTTTATCAATAAGAAAAATAAGTGGTAAACCTATCAAATTTATAGGTGTAGGCGAAAAAATAGAGGCACTACAACCATTCCATCCTGAGAGAATGGCTAGCAGAATTTTAGGAATGGGAGATGTATTAACACTTGTTGAAAAAGCTCAAAAGGAAGTTGAGCTTGCTGATGCAGAAGCTATGCAAAAGAAGCTTCAAGAAGCAACTTTTGATTTTAATGATTTTGTTAAGCAAATGAGATTAATCAAAAGGATGGGATCACTTGGTGGATTAATAAAACTAATACCTGGAATGAATAAAATTGATGAAGGGATGATAAAAGATGGAGAAGATCAACTTAAAAAAATAGAATCCATGATCTCCTCAATGACTCTTGAGGAGAAACAAAAACCTGAGGTTCTGGCTGCCCAGCCTTCAAGAAGACAAAGGATCGCTAAGGGTAGTGGTTATGAAGCAAAAGATGTAGACAAAGTACTAGCTGATTTTCAGAGAATGAGAGGTTTTATGAAACAAATGTCGAATGGAGGAATGCCAGGAATGGGAGGAATGCCAGGAATGGGAGGAATGCCAGGAATGGGAGGAATGCCAGGAATGGGAGGAATGCCAGGAATGGGAGGAATGAGTGGTAACAAACCGATGAAAAAACAAAAAAATAATAAAAAGAAAAAAGGGTTTGCTGATTTGTAG
- a CDS encoding RpoD/SigA family RNA polymerase sigma factor, translated as MVSSIPAQAEPQKRKGNDPISWYLQNIGRVPLLTPAEEIELGNQVQKMMILTEDGQLNEKNKEFTTQQKRTIKIGRRAKERMMKANLRLVVSVAKKYQGKGLELLDLVQEGSLGLERAVEKFDPTRGYKFSTYAFWWIRQSMTRAIACQSRTIRLPVHLSERLASIRKVSRDLAHKLGAMPSRIEIAEAMEIDVEELDSVLRQALSTSSLDAPVSGDDGRSFLGDLIADSNNEEPLDQVEQKMHQEQLGKWLSHLSEQEQHVLKLRFGLDGNERHTLAEIGRLLEVSRERVRQVELKALRKLRNLTRKLPSGI; from the coding sequence ATGGTTTCATCAATACCAGCTCAAGCTGAACCGCAAAAAAGAAAAGGTAATGATCCAATAAGTTGGTATTTGCAAAATATCGGTAGAGTACCTTTGCTTACACCCGCTGAAGAAATTGAGTTGGGTAACCAAGTGCAAAAAATGATGATACTCACAGAAGATGGTCAGTTGAATGAAAAAAATAAAGAATTTACAACGCAGCAAAAAAGAACAATAAAAATTGGGAGAAGAGCAAAAGAGAGAATGATGAAAGCTAATTTAAGGTTAGTTGTTAGTGTGGCAAAAAAATATCAAGGTAAGGGACTTGAACTTCTTGATTTAGTCCAAGAGGGTTCTCTAGGTTTGGAAAGGGCTGTTGAAAAATTTGACCCTACGAGAGGATATAAGTTTTCTACTTATGCTTTTTGGTGGATCCGACAAAGTATGACAAGAGCAATTGCTTGTCAATCACGAACGATTCGTTTACCAGTCCATCTAAGTGAGAGATTAGCTTCTATAAGAAAAGTTAGTAGGGACTTGGCACATAAACTAGGTGCTATGCCAAGCAGAATTGAAATTGCAGAAGCAATGGAAATTGATGTTGAAGAATTAGATTCTGTTTTAAGACAAGCTTTATCAACTAGTAGTTTAGATGCTCCAGTTAGTGGTGACGATGGTAGAAGCTTTTTAGGGGATTTAATTGCAGATAGTAATAATGAAGAGCCCTTAGACCAAGTTGAACAGAAAATGCATCAAGAGCAACTTGGGAAGTGGTTAAGCCATCTAAGCGAGCAAGAACAACATGTTCTTAAATTGAGGTTTGGATTAGATGGTAATGAAAGACATACACTTGCTGAAATAGGAAGATTATTAGAAGTTTCTAGAGAAAGAGTTAGACAGGTTGAACTCAAGGCATTAAGAAAACTAAGAAATTTAACCAGAAAATTGCCCAGTGGTATTTAA
- a CDS encoding IMS domain-containing protein, with the protein MELPLDHFRLIGVSPSATSEEILRAFQLRLDKTPDEGFTYEVLTQRSELLRLTADLLTDPESRRNYENLLLNGSSGLEFPSNREVAGLILLWESGSPKEAFKITRKALQPPQTPALGSSREADLTLLASLTARDSAIQEQQLRSYSNAADFLSEGIQLLQRMGKLGERRKELEEDLAALLPYRILDLLSRDLNDQDSHKKGLDMLENLIIKRGGLEGNNKSEFGDYLNQQEFESFFQQIKPFLTVQEQVDLFLELQKRGSLEAGFLAFLSLTAIGFSRRKPEKLFEARRILKKLNLSGLDSMPLMGCLDLLLANIDQASARFSSSSDENLRDWLNNYQGNKLEAICVYCKNWLENDVLVGYRDIESKEVDLDSWFEDREIQEFIEKLEKKSTKTTIKSNLQNQQIKESSSINSTEDIDSSYANVDERGLPWPGGIKQVYEKFDIQENKLNHEMIKNKPIEFYRFLIEKIAELKFSFGEFLKDQEIIGKSPYLIYLYAFLILFSFGIGIGFLRNNFKNSIQDDAFINKSFLAADKNQKKVSEKNIIQEIKKNPSNKLNSTLNKSNSINTSEIKELITASPSLGEIRNLINIWLSNKSNYLAGKSEINLSKVVTNGLINRTIEERQNDINKGIYKEINSQIQNIDLKSQTSSRIVVLVELNYLERIIKNSGELINETSLNPLKVKYILGFSNKSWKLVDFVSGV; encoded by the coding sequence TTGGAACTTCCTTTAGACCATTTCCGTTTAATTGGCGTGAGCCCCTCTGCAACATCTGAGGAAATACTAAGAGCATTTCAATTACGGTTGGATAAAACGCCTGATGAAGGTTTTACTTATGAAGTTTTAACCCAAAGATCTGAGTTGCTTCGCCTGACTGCTGATTTACTTACAGATCCAGAAAGTAGAAGAAATTACGAAAATTTGTTATTAAATGGATCATCAGGACTAGAGTTTCCCTCAAATAGAGAAGTAGCAGGATTAATACTTCTGTGGGAATCAGGTTCCCCAAAAGAAGCTTTTAAGATCACAAGAAAAGCTTTGCAACCCCCACAAACTCCAGCTTTAGGAAGTAGTAGAGAAGCTGATTTAACTTTATTAGCTTCTTTAACAGCTAGAGATTCAGCAATTCAAGAACAACAACTTAGATCTTATTCAAACGCAGCAGACTTTTTATCTGAGGGGATACAACTTCTTCAGAGAATGGGGAAGCTTGGAGAAAGAAGGAAAGAACTCGAAGAAGACTTGGCGGCTCTTCTTCCTTACAGAATCTTAGATCTACTTAGTAGGGACCTAAATGATCAGGATTCTCATAAAAAAGGCTTAGATATGTTGGAAAATTTAATAATTAAAAGAGGTGGTTTGGAGGGTAATAATAAATCTGAATTTGGAGATTATCTAAATCAGCAAGAATTTGAATCTTTTTTTCAACAAATAAAGCCTTTTTTGACAGTGCAAGAACAGGTAGATTTGTTTCTTGAATTACAAAAAAGAGGATCATTAGAAGCAGGATTTTTAGCCTTTCTATCATTAACAGCTATTGGCTTCTCGAGAAGAAAGCCCGAAAAATTATTTGAAGCAAGGAGAATTTTAAAGAAACTAAATTTATCAGGTTTAGATTCAATGCCTCTTATGGGTTGTTTAGATCTGCTTTTGGCAAATATTGATCAAGCTTCTGCAAGATTTTCTAGCAGTTCTGATGAAAATTTACGAGATTGGCTTAACAATTATCAAGGAAACAAGTTAGAAGCAATATGTGTTTACTGTAAAAATTGGTTAGAGAACGATGTTTTAGTTGGTTATAGAGATATTGAATCAAAAGAGGTGGATTTGGATTCTTGGTTTGAAGATAGGGAAATTCAAGAATTTATTGAAAAATTAGAAAAGAAATCCACCAAGACTACAATAAAATCAAATCTTCAAAATCAACAGATAAAAGAATCATCCTCGATAAACAGTACTGAAGATATTGATAGTTCATATGCGAATGTTGATGAAAGGGGATTACCTTGGCCTGGCGGTATTAAACAAGTATATGAGAAGTTTGATATTCAAGAAAATAAACTTAATCATGAAATGATTAAGAATAAACCAATAGAGTTTTATAGGTTTTTAATTGAAAAAATTGCAGAATTAAAATTTAGTTTTGGAGAATTTTTGAAGGATCAAGAAATTATTGGTAAGTCACCTTATTTGATTTATCTATACGCGTTTTTGATCTTATTCTCATTTGGTATTGGAATTGGATTTTTAAGGAATAATTTTAAAAATTCAATCCAGGATGATGCTTTTATAAATAAATCTTTTCTTGCTGCTGATAAAAATCAAAAAAAGGTTAGTGAGAAAAATATTATTCAAGAAATAAAAAAAAATCCTTCAAACAAATTGAACTCTACTCTAAATAAATCTAATTCTATTAATACTTCTGAAATTAAAGAACTTATTACAGCCTCGCCCTCTTTAGGAGAGATTAGAAATTTAATTAATATATGGCTTTCAAATAAAAGCAATTACTTAGCTGGAAAGAGTGAAATTAATCTCTCTAAGGTTGTTACAAATGGTTTGATTAATAGGACTATCGAAGAAAGACAAAATGATATAAATAAAGGAATTTATAAAGAAATTAATTCCCAAATACAGAACATAGATTTGAAATCACAAACTTCCTCTAGGATTGTTGTTTTAGTTGAATTAAATTATTTGGAGCGAATAATAAAGAATTCTGGAGAATTAATTAATGAAACATCATTGAATCCGCTTAAAGTTAAATATATTTTGGGTTTTTCTAATAAATCATGGAAATTGGTTGATTTTGTAAGTGGAGTGTAA
- the rpsP gene encoding 30S ribosomal protein S16 encodes MIKLRLKRFGKKKEASFRIVACNSTSRRDGRPLQELGFYNPRTKETRLDTEALRSRLTQGAQPTNAVRTLLEKGGLLEKIERPSIAIGKAKLEKEKLAKAKTNDEESDSGKADSVIEEAES; translated from the coding sequence ATGATTAAATTGCGCCTTAAGCGCTTTGGAAAGAAAAAAGAGGCAAGTTTCAGGATTGTTGCATGCAATAGTACTTCCAGAAGAGATGGTAGACCTCTACAAGAATTAGGTTTTTATAACCCAAGAACTAAAGAAACTAGGCTCGACACAGAAGCTTTAAGATCAAGACTTACACAGGGTGCTCAGCCAACTAACGCAGTTAGAACATTGTTAGAGAAAGGAGGGTTATTAGAAAAAATAGAAAGACCATCAATTGCCATTGGTAAGGCTAAGTTAGAGAAGGAGAAATTAGCAAAAGCTAAAACTAATGACGAAGAGAGTGATAGTGGTAAAGCTGATAGCGTTATTGAGGAAGCCGAAAGTTAG
- the pdhA gene encoding pyruvate dehydrogenase (acetyl-transferring) E1 component subunit alpha, translated as METHVERISNLQDIKKATLDRETGLFLYEDMTLGRRFEDKCAEMYYRGKMFGFVHLYNGQEAISTGVIGAMKKKHDWFCSTYRDHVHALSAGVPSFEVMSELFGKATGCSKGRGGSMHLFSKEHHLLGGYAFIGEGIPVALGAAFSSKYKKDVANNNSSDSVTAAFFGDGTCNNGQFFECLNMAQLWKLPIIFVVENNKWAIGMAHDRATSNPEIWRKASAFGMHGEEVDGMDVLAVRGAAQRAIERARAGEGPTLLECLTYRYRGHSLADPDELRSEKEKEFWGKRDPIKKLAREIIDGKFATEEELKSIEKKIDTEISESVKNALEAPEPPSQELTKYIWAED; from the coding sequence TTGGAAACACACGTAGAGAGAATCTCAAATCTTCAAGACATTAAAAAAGCCACGTTAGATCGTGAAACAGGTTTATTTCTTTATGAAGACATGACGCTTGGTCGGAGATTCGAAGATAAGTGTGCAGAGATGTATTACAGAGGAAAAATGTTCGGTTTCGTTCATTTATATAACGGCCAAGAGGCTATAAGCACGGGAGTAATTGGCGCCATGAAAAAAAAACATGATTGGTTTTGTAGTACTTACCGCGATCATGTTCATGCACTAAGTGCAGGAGTTCCATCCTTTGAAGTAATGAGTGAACTTTTTGGTAAAGCTACAGGTTGCAGCAAAGGCAGAGGGGGTTCGATGCACTTATTTTCAAAAGAGCATCACTTACTAGGAGGGTATGCATTTATTGGAGAAGGGATTCCCGTCGCTTTAGGAGCAGCCTTTTCAAGTAAATATAAAAAGGATGTTGCTAATAATAATAGTAGTGATTCAGTAACTGCAGCATTTTTTGGAGATGGGACTTGCAATAATGGGCAGTTTTTTGAATGTTTAAATATGGCTCAATTATGGAAATTACCCATAATTTTTGTTGTTGAGAATAATAAATGGGCTATTGGTATGGCTCACGACAGAGCAACTAGCAATCCTGAAATTTGGAGAAAAGCTTCCGCTTTTGGTATGCATGGCGAGGAAGTTGATGGGATGGATGTACTAGCAGTAAGAGGAGCAGCACAAAGAGCAATTGAACGCGCTAGGGCAGGAGAAGGGCCAACACTTTTGGAGTGCTTGACTTATAGATACAGGGGGCATTCTCTCGCAGATCCAGATGAATTAAGGTCTGAGAAAGAAAAGGAGTTTTGGGGAAAAAGAGATCCTATTAAAAAATTAGCGCGAGAAATTATCGATGGTAAATTCGCAACGGAAGAAGAGTTAAAAAGTATTGAAAAAAAAATAGACACAGAAATCTCTGAGTCAGTCAAAAATGCTTTAGAAGCACCTGAACCTCCTTCACAAGAATTAACTAAATATATTTGGGCTGAAGATTAG